The DNA window AGCACGGATtatatagatttatttttttttatttttgcatttcTGAGGACGTGATCcactataaatattaaaattctttgtttttatataatgataataatatttttaattaaaaagttaagaaattaGTTTCAGACTATTGGTTGCTTTTTGTTTCTTGTACTTTCTTTTTTTATGCCAGCTGCCACGTCTTGTGCTTGTGTTAATATACctatcatttatcaaaaataaaacttgttactcatatgtttttattattttatatatatgtacacATCCAAAGACAATATCTCAAgtagtaaaatttaaatttttattttgtacatTCAAATAGGATATGCAATTATGTGgaatgattatatatatataatactccTGTTTTTAGTTGtcgatttaagataaattattaatattaaaaaattatttttttatcttaaaatacaattaaatattATGACTAATATAATTctacttattaaatttattattgacgaatttaaatttattaaatatttcacTAGATGActcaataaaaaaagataaatttacaatttaattataaaaattatttaaaattctaattatttgttatatacaaatatttttgtttaaatgaaCAACTAATGAAAAATAGAGggaataataattaattaagggAGAAGTAGTATGCATCCATCTAAAACTTCTATTCTCAAAGCATCCCAAAAGACTCTTTATTATGGCACTTTAGCTATAATAGATATGAAGCTTTCCTACATTAACTTTAGGAAATTTACTATCGGAatgaaattgattttaatttatttttataataataattgaacaaagaatattcattttataaaaaatgaaataattgtaagcatcacaaaacaaattcacACTGTACTCATTCTAAGTCCTCTAATTAAACTCTTACGTACCTTAAAAACTATTACTAGCATTTAAGAAGCCACTTTTCtccttttaaatattatttttaaattgttttattaatatttatgtaAGGAAATGCACAGTTTctgaaaaactaaaattaaaatgaatcatTTATTAAAACACATTTTGATAGAGAGTGGTATTTGaacaaatataattatgaaagtaagttaaaataaaaaaattgaatacgTTATGAAAGGAAATCAATTTATATATCCAAAATTAATGCAATCTTTTTTAATAttctgaataaaaaattaagatattttTGTCTAATGATTTGATAATATGAGTtaatatccaaataaaaaattcaaaatacgaaggatctaattgataaaaataaaataaattaaactctcttaatttatttttttataattagtttttgATTGGGGAACAAACTAATTTGTTTTAtctattttcataaaaatttatatattgtaaaaatatttattattttataaaaactttataatttattttctaaataagagtaatttatcataaatatattgtattatctccataatgataaaaaaatattgtttacaTTGAAAAATTATACCTTTAGGATCTATCCCTAACTGAAAGCTTAATTTTTCATAAACATACAATTATGCTTGAAATTTGAGACAAGAGAGATGAGAAATTTGTCTTCTGACAACTTAGGCCAAATGGTGGCATGTGAGGAGGGactaaaatacaaataaatcttttaaaaaacataaatatatatatttagtacCTGTAGCTGAATGAATTACAGATGTTCATCATAGCATTGGACCTCTTCAAGCACAGATGGCATTGGACCTATTCtttatttacaaaacaaaagtgataaacattaacaaaatgcaaatataaatatgtaaaaccaaaaccaaaaccaaaacccTATAATATtccctaaaattaattttccaaatccATGGCTCTATCATCTTCCTACACTTTGTGCCTTCCCTGTTATAGCAAGTTCAAGTATCCTCTCCATATTAGATCCCAAACCTTCAATCATGATggtaaatatataaacatatgagTCCATCAACTTATAgacaactaaaaatataaattttaattttcagtaaTTTCCATGTTGAGTATCTAATACATACTTGATCAAATCAGTTTTATTTTTCCCATGCATGCAtgctttataatttttttttaatttatttgaattgtttttaatcATATGTAATATGTTTTTTATGGACAGGAAGATCTGCAAAGATGGTGGATGCAAATATAGGAGTTTTAAGAGAAAGAATGGCAGAAATGAGAATGAAAGAAAGATTAGAAAATTGTTGCAGAAATTTTCAAAATGGTTGGGATTATCAGATTTATGGTTATAATTATGATCAATACAAAAGAGTTTCTATGGTATGTGAATCTCTCAAGATTATTAGTTCAGCTGGTAGTGCACTTGTTTTTGTATTTCTTAGTggttcttttttcatttttcttgttTCTATTTTAATTCATCTAATTAATATGcagtatatataattaattatgtatAGTTATACTGTGTTGTACAGAAATTTATTAAGTctgatgttttattttatttgtattgaaatgtttataaaatttttgagaaaaaagaagaaatgtttataaaattttagagttTTCCGTTTTAGGGTTACGGTTATAGATTAGAATGAAGTGATTATAAATTGACAGTTATGCACCGAATGAAAGTGTCCTGTAATTGATCAATGTTCTCTGTTAGCTGCCTCATGGAGAGGCAGGTCAGAATAAAGAGGGGAAAAAAGGaagaaaacaaatattttcTGTCTGTTTAGAGTTTGTCTCAAATTCTTATgtaacatattaaaattaatttttaatatagtctgaaaccttttaaaaccattttagtaatttgaactattttagaaatattttaaaaactatttagAAATTActagaaattattttagaaacCTTTTATGTTTAGAAActattgaaaattattttttaacaactATTGAAAGATagttagaaattaaattttttaaaatccgtTGAAAACTATGTTGTTTAGAAACCATTGAGAACTATTTTAGAGTAAAATATGTAGGAGTGAGACATGGACTAAACTAGGTGGTGTGATCTAGTGGTGGGGATTCTCTTCTATGAGATCGAGGTTTTGAATTCAAATCTTCATACACACGTCTtaagatattaatatttttaagagACATATGTAGGACTCCGCCAATAATATAGCGGCTTTAATAACTATTAACACCTGAGATTTTGACAGACTTTGTCAAAAAAGATTAAAGACATGgactaagaaaaaaaaagtgtaagaataaaattttaaaatcaggCACGCActagaaaaaaaatcaagtgaaagtaaaaaaaaatacaaaaaaatatatattttgataaaattttatctaattcatatattttttttatctgaacaataaaaatgtttttaatttttttgtgatgATAGAATCCCTTAATTttatgattatggcaattatagctaaataaattcaaatttattgacacataatttttaatttaaatttatgatgATTTCATAATCTTTCCAACTAGAAATAAAATTAGATCAATTATGTAAAAGAAAATCATcaactataaaataaatttaaagttgtTATACTTGTCACAAATTGCAAAATTGACGGATTTAATTGCCAAAAGTTATTTTTAagaatgtttattatttttatcaatggtATAAACCAAAAATACATTGTCcttttttaacttaaaataagatagaaattgTCAAGCTTTCACGGTGAAGTAGGGGTGGCTGCACAAATATCATATGTATGGGGTCATAACGGAGGAGATATTTGCCGCCATAGTTGAATGTTTTGCTTCTCAAATCTAAATAAGTTAGGGTTTGAGTCACTAAAAAATGCTTAATAATTCTGAACACATATAACATATGTTTGGTGAGAAgcaaatattaattgtttttttatccaATCTCATCGATATCCACTTACAATAAAAGTACTGCCAACACAACACATATACATTTTAGAGActataaaatgaatttatatattcataaattttgacatattattaattaactatgtataagaattaaataaaaatatgaaggttttattaaaaaaatataaaataaagggttaatgtaataaaaatccacaaactttacacattttctcaatttaatcgtGTTCTTTACaacttctcataaacatacacaaattttcattttttttccaaattcatacacggtgcagacgtgtcactcattcattggttaaaaatgacttatacCTCAGCAAATTGCACTAATGAATAAATGACACGTCAGCGCCgtgtatgaatttaaaaaaaatgaaagttggtatatgtttatgagaagttttaaaaaacgtgattaaattgagaaaacgtgtaaagttgttgaatttttatgacattatcccTAAAATAAAAGTTGTaaacttatatattattatagGCCAAATGCTTTAAAAATccccgaccttttaaccccttttcaatcctaccctaacgttgaaaacttgtcaattttaccctattttgcatttttgtatttcaattgtaccctgaaatattaaattgacgtcattttcatttggaaaaaatttaaaaacattatccatgtttagcatatattaattgtatgtttttaaaatttatttaaatttagttaaattaatttaaaatttaaattagtgttaatttgattatggtttttagttagtttttaaaaataaaagacttatttgtacttttttgaataaaaaaattaatttcatctttagacttagttaattgaatgatttcatcattaaagtaaaaaaattaacaaaaattaaaaaattggggtacagttgaaaacggaaaatttaaaaatgggtAAGATTAACAacttttcaacgtcggggtggaattgaaaaaaatttaaaggtgaggggtttttgagtgattaggccattattatataataaattagtttataattaaaagatcataaatttttataacaataaaatattttagtatCAGCAAACAAATTCTGACAAATTTATATGGGCAAATTTTTACTATTGActaatatatcaaaatgattaattaagtagttaaaataaattttctttttacgGATTAGAGCTTTTTtgtatttggttttttttggtttttgtatataatttatatcaaactgttatttttatttaaaatgtatttaataattttttatttaattttatatataaatttatttgttctatAGAGATATAAGATCAAAATATTCTATTAATTTTACCTTTAATTAAGTTTGATTGATATATCTCTAGATTGTTTatccataattttaattttttacataaaaGTATTGAGTTTAGTTGATCTTTCTTCTAAAATAGCTAtaattttctttcctttttagCTCTTTCCTAGCACATACGTGCATATAGATTTTAGTGGTAATTTCCTACACTATATATTTCGATGGcttatttacatttttacttgtcagttttttattttttatatttttttagttaggaaaaatacatttttttttaatttcataaataccgtttttcggttttgggtttttttttatccaatttcggtttttcggttcgatCGACTGAACCGACCGATTGTACATACAGCCTTTCagttttcaataatttattctctttttttatagatttttttcctgaattttttttatcgtgtttttacaacaatagtgtatatataatatttttatggtaTTCTTATAGTGTAAGAAtagtgtttatatatatatatatatatagtgtgtgtgtgtgagtgtgtgagtgtgtgtgtgtgagtgtgtgagtgtgtgtgtgtgtgagtgtGAGTGTGTGTGTGAGTGTGAGTGTGTGAGTGTGAGTGTGTGTGAGTGTGAGTGTGTGTGTGAGTGTGAGTGTGTGTGtgagtgtgtgtgtgtgtgtgtgtgtgtgtgtgtgtgtgtgtgtgtgtgtgtgtgtgtgtgtgtgtgtgtgtgtgtgtgtgtgtgtgtgtgtgtgtgtgtgtgtgtgtgtgtgtgtgtgtgtgtgtgtgtgtgtgtgtgtgtgtgtgtgtgtgtgtgtatttatggcatttttgtagtgtttttgtgGTCTATACCATtaaaacactgcaaatgcatcatagatatactaaaaaaacggcagaaatataCCAAAAAACATAGATTTTCcgaaaaacaccagaaatacactacaaatacaccagaaatacactataacataaatatattataaaatcactacaaatacaccataaatcaatttgtttttacaaaatcagtagcaataaacaaatctatgaataagagaaagacaaaataattttatgaataatcgaacaattttataaaaaaaagttatatatctacaataatttatttacaaaatgtttaaatcatcaccaaaacacataaaaatatacacaaatctaaaaacgatgtcgagaaatccatagcgtgAACGGAAGAGGCGAACGAACTAGCGCGAATGGAAGAGACGAACAGAAAAACGACCAGAAACGATgaaaaatccatcggaagtagacaaACGGAAGCGCGAATGGAAAAGtaaacggaaaagacgaacggaaaagcaaCCGGAagagacaaactgaaaatcaaaagaaaaagaagaataaaaaaagaagaaaagaagagagaacttTGAGAGAGAAGACAGATAagagaggaaaaaaaaaagagtggttatgtaaaaatttaacctaaaatgagataaaactaCTATATATAGtgggtacttttgtaaataagttaCAAAAATAGGTAGTATAGAAAATAAGAGAAAGATGGCtaaaaatggtgtaaatactttgGGATAAACATGTATTTTGCAAATAATtcctaaattttatcaaaagatCAAGTTACACTcacgttaaaaaaaaatagggttaattacacTAAAAAATCACAACCTTTACATTTTTTTACGAAAATAACATGACTTTTCAAACGTGACAAATAAAagcgtcatttttcattttaCTGCAAATTTAATACTAGGGGTGTTTTTGCTGACATGGCAGGACACGCGGCACACCCATCAAGTGTCCCagtcagcaaaatttcaccGAAAAATGTGCCAATGTTGAATTTGAACATAAATAAAAGGTTGTGACTTTATTTGTCACGTTTGAAAGGTCATGTAATTTTCGTGAAAAAGGTGTGAAGGTCAtgattttttgtataattaactctaaaaaatattatatttcaaattaagatattattagtttaaaaagaattaattaattcattttgttaaaaaaacacAAGTAAAAAGCTCTatcactaataaaaataaagaaaacaactAAAGGCCTTGCATTTACAACAGGCCCAACTAGCTAGGTCACGATCCAAACCaaaaagcaaaacaattacaataGATGAACCAATTTAATTATagagatttttagacaaataccctcaaaatgataaaataatatcaacAACACCAGTTGACTAAAAGTTATTGAAATATACAGTTTGACTAAAAATTTATTGCCAAAATACGATTCCTCATGTTTCCATCCTAAATTGATTCTGCTGCTAATGGCAGCTTTATCAGACTCTACAACGACGACGCTTTCCCTTTTGAAAAACACTTCGCCTTCTGATTTAATTCAGGAGACAATTTTGCCCTCGGTCATTGTAGAACTGAGCGCCGGCATGAAAATCTTGCGGATCTTGGTTTGGCGGCGTTTCTTGACGGAAATGTGGACAGAAAAGAGagggagagaggagagaggagagaggaggaggaggaggagaagGAGATTGGTTTGTTTAAGGTTGGGAGTTTGGTTAGAAATGGAGATGATGAAGCTGCAATGGTTTAAGAGAGTTGGGATTGAGAATTTTTGAGAGTTGAGTGAGAGTTTGAGTAGTAATGTTATGTGAACAGAGACGGGTCAAGGAGAAAGTTGGTTAAATTTTACTGATCAGGGGTGAAGATTTTCCACCATTTTATTGAGCCATAAGCCAAGATCATTGCCACATAGAGTGGAACCGCTGCTGTGAGAACATAGTAGAGGTATGTTGCACTGATCATTGAAAACCCAGaaagaaaattacaaattatGCAAAGGCAGGAGACTTTTTAGCAACCCATTTGTAAAGAGAGTGAAGAAAATGGGGAAGAAAGGAGGAAACTTTAAAAGAAAGTAAAAATGGGGAAGTAAAGAGAGtccatataaatataataataatggcagatcaaaaaataaaagtaaagagCTTTGGAAAAGCTTTTGTATAAATTTTGGAGAGAGAGAAGGCTATAAGCTATAGGCTATAACAATAGAGTATGTATATGTACgtgaaaaggaaaaagaaaaaaataaagtaaagagTGATGGTTGGGTTTGGAATGTAGAGTTGAGAGGGAAAAGTAAAGTAAAGTTAGGAGGGAAAAGTACTATTAATTTAGTAAAGGATAAGTTAGTGTATTTAatagtttattattaatttattaaaatataaattacttaattaaaaaaaaa is part of the Mercurialis annua linkage group LG3, ddMerAnnu1.2, whole genome shotgun sequence genome and encodes:
- the LOC126671308 gene encoding uncharacterized protein LOC126671308; amino-acid sequence: MALSSSYTLCLPCYSKFKYPLHIRSQTFNHDGRSAKMVDANIGVLRERMAEMRMKERLENCCRNFQNGWDYQIYGYNYDQYKRVSMVCESLKIISSAGSALVFVFLSGSFFIFLVSILIHLINMQYI